A stretch of the Uranotaenia lowii strain MFRU-FL chromosome 3, ASM2978415v1, whole genome shotgun sequence genome encodes the following:
- the LOC129753074 gene encoding elongator complex protein 2, with amino-acid sequence MIVKNCYTSVACNRTPGALDWGDDGLIYYGASHSIAVYDPKFEGSAKIIRNLLGHKARINTVKKIRNVPSGTTVDLISGSDDGTCILWDSRSESNGLQYVLEGHKKGVTHVDGYYLEDKLIVASTSADCTVKLWTLQDDTFSCLQTMDLNTGYCFALKFSKLPGSSSLLLAIANDNDSITLWTGSVESKFVQVESLQGHSDWVRGLDVIEEPGSGDLILASSSQDSFIRLWRISYRKELVAQKDFELLSADESIVLEERTFTISDGSQSFHYAVALESVLQGHEGWVYGVDFNRSSTTKGSLNLLSSSIDKTLTIWTPSESGIWFESVRVGEVGGGTLGFYGGKFSPDGRSIIGHGFQGSLHLWHQDPENPSQWKPGTIIGGHFEAARDLVWEPRGEFLVSLSADQTTRIHGCWKPTSTWHEIARPQVHGYDMQCLCLLSRYRLASAAEEKIVRVFQAPGNFVENFRQLCGVNDDPEGSDILKTTPKGASVPSLGLSNKAVYSSDVEPEPDAKHVKDMYPEHYFTPSSLQSPPTEETLMQNTLWPEMQKLYGHGYEIYSLAVTSDGRWVASASRATSVEHAKILIWNTTTWKIAQKLTAHQLTVTQLAFSPDNTKLLAVSRDRTLSVFENIQPNDEGCDFKLVLHTDKKNGVHARIIWCCSWAPDSINFVTGSRDGKVVLWEQQKHPESEAVSYGSKSVLELKGESITSLAFAHRTIEQDRWLLAIGLETGVIHLYSVQQDWKPLTTLDRSFGHHLTVKRLAFRPRTDDQLQLASCGEDNFVKIYDILY; translated from the exons ATGATTGTTAAAAATTGCTACACCTCCGTCGCCTGCAACCGTACACCTGGAGCGCTGGACTGGGGCGACGATGGGCTGATTTACTACGGTGCCTCCCATTCGATTGCCGTTTACGATCCCAAg ttcgaAGGATCGGCAAAAATAATTCGCAACCTGTTGGGACACAAGGCGCGAATCAACACCGTTAAGAAAATACGGAATGTTCCTTCGGGGACCACCGTTGATTTGATTTCTGGTTCCGATGATGGAACATGTATACTGTGGGACTCGAGAAGTGAGTCAAACGGATTACAATATGTCCTGGAAGGTCACAAGAAAGGTGTTACCCACGTGGATGGGTATTATTTGGAAGATAAACTGATTGTCGCTAGCACTTCCGCCGATTGTACGGTTAAGTTGTGGACTTTGCAGGATGACACGTTCAGTTGCCTTCAAACAATGGACCTTAACACGGGATACTGTTTTGCCCTGAAGTTTTCCAAACTTCCTGGATCGAGTAGCTTGCTGTTGGCCATCGCCAATGATAATGATTCCATCACTCTATGGACTGGTTCCGTTGAATCGAAATTCGTACAAGTCGAAAGTCTCCAGGGCCATTCCGACTGGGTTCGTGGTTTAGATGTCATCGAAGAACCTGGTAGTGGAGATTTGATTTTGGCAAGCTCATCCCAGGACAGTTTTATTCGACTGTGGAGAATTAGCTACCGTAAGGAATTGGTTGCTCAAAAGGATTTTGAACTACTGTCTGCAGATGAGAGCATCGTGCTGGAAGAGCGCACTTTCACGATTAGCGATGGGTCACAAAGCTTCCACTATGCTGTGGCACTGGAATCGGTACTGCAGGGTCACGAAGGATGGGTTTATGGAGTGGATTTCAATCGAAGTTCTACCACAAAGGGTAGTTTGAACCTCTTGTCCAGCTCGATTGATAAAACTTTAACCATTTGGACACCCTCCGAATCGGGTATTTGGTTCGAAAGTGTCCGTGTTGGAGAAGTCGGTGGAGGTACCTTAGGATTTTATGGCGGGAAATTCTCCCCGGATGGCCGTTCTATTATCG GACATGGTTTCCAAGGAAGTCTGCACCTGTGGCATCAAGACCCAGAAAACCCCAGCCAATGGAAACCGGGCACAATAATCGGTGGACATTTCGAAGCAGCACGAGATCTAGTCTGGGAACCGCGGGGAGAATTTCTCGTGTCCCTATCGGCTGATCAAACTACACGAATACACGGTTGCTGGAAACCCACGTCAACGTGGCACGAAATAGCACGGCCCCAGGTGCATGGCTACGATATGCAATGCCTCTGTCTGTTATCTCGCTATCGACTGGCTAGTGCGGCTGAGGAGAAAATTGTGCGCGTTTTCCAGGCACCCGGCAATTTTGTGGAAAACTTCCGGCAACTGTGTGGGGTCAATGACGATCCCGAGGGCAGCGACATTCTGAAAA CAACCCCGAAAGGAGCGTCGGTACCGTCGTTGGGTCTTTCCAACAAGGCCGTTTACAGCTCGGATGTGGAACCGGAACCGGATGCTAAACACGTGAAGGACATGTATCCGGAACATTACTTTACCCCATCCAGCCTTCAGTCGCCACCGACCGAGGAAACACTAATGCAAAACACTCTGTGGCCCGAAATGCAAAAACTGTACGGTCACGGTTACGAAATCTACTCGCTAGCGGTCACCTCCGATGGCCGCTGGGTTGCATCTGCTAGCCGAGCCACCTCTGTCGAGCATGCAAAGATTTTAATATG gAACACAACGACGTGGAAAATCGCACAAAAATTGACCGCGCATCAACTAACGGTGACCCAGTTGGCGTTTTCCCCAGACAATACTAAACTTTTGGCCGTATCTAGGGATCGCACACtttcagtttttgaaaacatCCAACCAAACGACGAGGGATGTGATTTCAAGCTGGTACTTCACACCGATAAAAAGAATGGTGTCCATGCACGAATCATTTGGTGTTGTAGTTGGGCACCGGattctatcaattttgttaCCGGTTCCCGAGACGGGAAGGTGGTTCTTTGGGAACAGCAAAAACATCCCGAAAGTGAGGCTGTTTCATATGGTTCGAAATCCGTTCTGGAACTGAAGGGTGAATCTATTACATCTTTGGCGTTTGCGCATCGAACAATTGAGCAAGACCGGTGGCTTTTGGCCATTGGTTTGGAGACGGGAGTTATACATCTGTATTCGGTGCAACAAGATTGGAAGCCTTTGACGACGCTGGACCGATC ATTTGGACATCATTTGACAGTGAAACGACTAGCTTTCAGACCAAGAACTGACGACCAGTTACAACTAGCTAGTTGCGGAGaagataattttgttaaaatatatgaTATACTATATTGA